Proteins from one Anaerobranca californiensis DSM 14826 genomic window:
- the spoVAC gene encoding stage V sporulation protein AC, whose protein sequence is MSKESQKKKKQQIKQTKYSQMVQKKQPKPPLLKNLFNAFWVGGTICLIGQFIQSFYANFFDMSMKDASNPTVATVIFIGGLLTALGVFDDLGKFAGAGTAVPVTGFANSMVSAALEFKREGLVLGVGSKMFILAGSVIVFGVVTAFIVGIISAIF, encoded by the coding sequence ATGTCAAAGGAAAGTCAAAAGAAAAAGAAACAACAAATTAAACAAACTAAATATAGTCAAATGGTCCAAAAAAAACAGCCTAAGCCCCCATTATTAAAAAATCTTTTCAATGCTTTTTGGGTGGGGGGAACTATATGTTTGATTGGACAGTTTATTCAAAGTTTTTATGCCAATTTTTTTGATATGTCAATGAAAGATGCCTCAAATCCCACTGTAGCAACAGTTATTTTTATTGGTGGGCTTTTAACTGCTTTAGGAGTTTTTGATGATCTTGGGAAATTTGCTGGTGCTGGAACTGCCGTACCAGTAACTGGCTTTGCCAACTCCATGGTCAGTGCTGCATTGGAATTTAAAAGGGAAGGACTTGTTTTAGGGGTAGGAAGTAAAATGTTTATTTTAGCAGGTTCTGTTATAGTCTTTGGAGTAGTAACGGCATTTATTGTAGGTATAATATCAGCAATTTTTTAG
- a CDS encoding dodecin family protein, translating to MSVVKIIELVGDSPKSWEDAANQALARAEESVENITGVEIKRMTAVVRDGRIVEYKTNLDVAFEVK from the coding sequence ATGTCAGTAGTTAAAATTATTGAATTGGTTGGAGATTCGCCAAAATCTTGGGAAGATGCTGCAAACCAAGCTTTAGCCCGGGCGGAAGAAAGTGTAGAAAACATAACAGGGGTAGAAATTAAAAGAATGACCGCTGTGGTACGAGATGGTAGAATCGTAGAGTATAAAACTAATTTAGATGTTGCCTTTGAAGTTAAATAA
- a CDS encoding sigma-70 family RNA polymerase sigma factor: MWERIKDKITQYPPLEADEVNRLFQLVKQGDLNAREKLFNHNLRLVAKLVEKYKGVYDEDDLFQIGAIGLLKAIDRFDPSMNTMFSTYAVPKILGEIKMYFRDNNPIKISRQQIALSKIVKEMEEKLSNELGRGAKISEIASALGISTEEVVMALEAGQNPTSLEQPISEDNGNTLKDYLEDNSFTEELDKKLLLKEILANLTGIERKVIILRYFQEQSQQKIAETLNISQVHVSRIEKKVINKLKNIYNKG, from the coding sequence ATGTGGGAGAGGATAAAAGATAAAATAACCCAATACCCACCTTTAGAAGCTGATGAGGTCAATAGACTCTTTCAACTTGTAAAACAAGGGGATTTAAATGCCAGGGAAAAGTTGTTTAACCATAACTTAAGGTTAGTGGCTAAGTTAGTTGAAAAATATAAAGGGGTTTATGACGAAGATGATCTGTTTCAAATTGGTGCTATTGGTCTTTTAAAGGCCATAGATCGCTTTGATCCTTCTATGAATACCATGTTTTCTACTTATGCAGTTCCTAAAATCTTAGGAGAAATTAAAATGTACTTTAGAGACAATAACCCTATCAAAATTAGTCGACAACAGATTGCTTTATCAAAAATTGTAAAGGAAATGGAAGAAAAATTGAGTAATGAACTTGGTCGGGGGGCAAAAATTAGTGAAATTGCCAGTGCTTTAGGAATTTCTACGGAAGAAGTTGTAATGGCTTTGGAAGCTGGACAAAATCCCACATCATTAGAACAACCAATAAGTGAAGATAATGGCAATACTTTAAAGGATTATTTGGAAGATAATAGTTTTACTGAAGAACTAGATAAAAAATTGTTGTTAAAAGAAATTTTGGCTAATTTAACAGGTATTGAACGAAAGGTCATTATTTTAAGGTACTTCCAAGAACAAAGCCAACAGAAAATTGCCGAAACATTAAACATTTCCCAAGTTCATGTCTCCCGGATTGAAAAAAAAGTTATCAATAAATTAAAAAATATCTACAACAAGGGATAG
- the spoIIAB gene encoding anti-sigma F factor has translation MENYMELIIPSYSKNESFARAVVGAFFSQLDPDLNDLNELKTAVSEAVTNAIIHGYPDSIGEIKIKAKIYDDVFEVNIIDQGVGIEDIEQAREPLYTSKPEMERSGLGFSVMEGFMDEVEIISKVGAGTQITLRKKINNLKAK, from the coding sequence ATGGAAAATTATATGGAATTGATTATACCTAGTTATTCTAAAAATGAATCCTTTGCCAGGGCTGTAGTAGGTGCTTTTTTCTCCCAGCTTGACCCTGACTTAAATGATTTAAATGAATTAAAAACAGCAGTTTCTGAAGCTGTTACCAATGCTATTATCCATGGGTATCCCGACAGTATAGGAGAAATAAAAATTAAAGCGAAAATTTATGATGATGTCTTTGAAGTTAATATAATAGATCAAGGGGTGGGGATTGAAGATATCGAGCAGGCCAGGGAACCTTTGTATACCTCAAAACCTGAGATGGAAAGGTCGGGCCTTGGGTTTTCGGTGATGGAAGGTTTTATGGATGAAGTAGAAATCATATCTAAAGTAGGGGCAGGTACTCAGATAACCCTTAGAAAAAAAATTAACAATTTGAAAGCAAAATAG
- the spoIIAA gene encoding anti-sigma F factor antagonist: MKVDIRYENKFLIASLVGELDHHTAVEVREVLQKEIQKEIATKVILDLKGLKFMDSSGVGVILGRYKELERIGGKLVVTGLNETVKKIFQISGLHKIIKVFDDIPQGMKFLKEGK; encoded by the coding sequence GTGAAAGTAGATATTCGCTATGAAAATAAGTTCTTGATTGCTTCCCTCGTGGGGGAATTGGATCATCACACCGCTGTAGAAGTTAGGGAAGTTTTACAAAAAGAAATTCAAAAAGAAATCGCCACAAAGGTTATATTAGATTTAAAAGGGCTAAAGTTTATGGATAGCTCCGGTGTTGGAGTTATTCTTGGCAGATATAAAGAGCTGGAAAGAATAGGTGGGAAGTTGGTGGTAACAGGGCTTAATGAAACGGTTAAAAAAATTTTCCAAATTTCAGGTTTGCATAAAATAATCAAAGTTTTTGATGATATACCCCAAGGAATGAAATTTTTAAAGGAGGGGAAGTAA
- a CDS encoding D-alanyl-D-alanine carboxypeptidase family protein: protein MKRCICILLILTFFLLFPNQRVSYALELESQAAVLMEQSTGTVIFEKNAHEPLPMASISKIMTMLLALEAVEEGKVSLDDMLTTSQRAKEMGGTQIFLEQGEQISLRDALIAVAVGSANDASVVIAEHIGGSYEGFIEAMNKRAEELGMKNTKFVNSSGLPVEGGGNVSSAYDIALMSRELLKHEIIYQWTTIQWDTNFLGRVYLSNTNLKFLRNYPGADGLKTGWTTEAGYCLSATAKRDDTRFIAVIMKAPNPDIRLKEVSQLLNLGFGTYKTVHINKKGDVIENLVVDKGIKEKINVITEDDVSVLLDKKGKEDITHRINLPNKLTAPLIKGQVVGNIEVIKGDEVIKTVNLIVDEDVGKAGPFTLMGRLFIKMLEKVK, encoded by the coding sequence GTGAAAAGGTGCATTTGTATTTTGCTAATCCTAACATTTTTTCTCCTGTTTCCCAATCAAAGGGTTAGTTATGCTTTAGAATTGGAGAGTCAAGCTGCAGTATTGATGGAACAGTCAACAGGAACAGTTATTTTTGAAAAAAATGCCCATGAACCTTTACCTATGGCTAGTATTAGCAAGATAATGACAATGTTATTAGCCCTTGAAGCTGTGGAGGAAGGGAAGGTTAGTTTAGATGATATGTTAACTACAAGCCAAAGGGCTAAAGAAATGGGTGGAACTCAAATTTTCCTTGAGCAAGGAGAACAAATATCTTTAAGGGATGCTTTAATAGCAGTGGCTGTTGGGTCCGCTAATGATGCTTCGGTGGTGATAGCAGAACATATAGGTGGCAGCTATGAAGGGTTTATTGAAGCTATGAATAAAAGGGCAGAAGAATTGGGGATGAAAAACACAAAATTTGTCAATTCCTCGGGGTTACCTGTTGAAGGGGGAGGAAATGTCAGTTCTGCATATGATATAGCTTTAATGTCTAGAGAACTCCTCAAACATGAGATAATTTATCAGTGGACAACAATCCAATGGGACACCAACTTTTTAGGTAGAGTTTATTTATCTAATACCAATTTGAAGTTTTTGCGTAATTATCCTGGTGCCGATGGTTTAAAGACTGGCTGGACAACTGAGGCGGGATATTGTCTTTCAGCGACAGCTAAGAGAGATGATACCCGTTTTATTGCAGTTATAATGAAAGCACCTAATCCAGATATTAGGCTTAAAGAAGTTTCTCAACTTTTAAATTTAGGTTTTGGAACTTACAAAACAGTACATATAAATAAAAAAGGGGATGTAATAGAAAACTTAGTAGTAGATAAAGGGATAAAGGAAAAGATAAATGTAATTACGGAAGATGATGTATCAGTTCTTCTAGATAAAAAAGGGAAAGAAGATATAACACATAGGATTAATTTGCCTAATAAATTAACGGCACCTTTAATTAAAGGGCAAGTTGTGGGAAATATAGAAGTTATTAAAGGTGATGAAGTTATTAAAACCGTCAATTTAATAGTTGATGAAGATGTGGGAAAAGCTGGACCCTTTACTTTAATGGGACGGTTGTTTATTAAGATGTTGGAAAAAGTTAAATAA
- a CDS encoding pyrimidine-nucleoside phosphorylase, with product MRAVDIILKKRQGKELTEGEIDFLIQGYTKGDIPDYQMSAFAMAVFFQGMTSQETAYLTNSIINSGETIDLKGIEGIKVDKHSTGGVGDTTTLVLGPLVAACGAPVAKMSGRGLGHTGGTLDKLESIPGFRIDLTKEEFIEKVNKTKIAVMGQTAKLAPADGKLYSLRDVTATVDSIPLIASSIMSKKLAAGADGIVLDVKTGDGAFMKTLEGSFALAQEMVNIGEHLGRETVAFITDMNQPLGNAIGNSLEVIEAIETLKGKGPQDLLDLCIELATQMLLIAKVCKNELEAKELLNEVIANGKALEKFREFIISQDGDPRVIDDYTLLPLAKEQIEVKSTTSGYIGKIDAEGLGTLAMVLGAGRAKKEDKIDYGVGLVINKKVGDYVEQGEIIATMYVNDKEKGEKLVGEVLNKFTISQEKTQPIPLIYGIVTKDGIKKF from the coding sequence ATGAGGGCTGTTGATATAATTTTAAAAAAGCGTCAAGGTAAGGAACTAACTGAAGGAGAAATTGACTTTTTGATCCAAGGGTATACTAAAGGGGATATCCCCGATTATCAGATGTCAGCCTTTGCTATGGCAGTTTTTTTCCAAGGGATGACTTCACAGGAAACGGCATATTTGACAAATAGTATTATAAATTCTGGGGAAACCATTGATTTAAAAGGAATCGAAGGAATTAAAGTTGATAAACACAGTACCGGTGGAGTTGGTGATACTACAACTTTAGTATTAGGGCCATTAGTAGCAGCCTGTGGAGCTCCAGTTGCTAAAATGTCTGGTAGGGGATTAGGCCATACAGGAGGTACTTTGGATAAATTAGAATCTATCCCTGGTTTTCGCATTGATTTAACGAAGGAAGAGTTTATTGAAAAGGTTAATAAAACTAAAATAGCGGTTATGGGGCAAACGGCAAAACTTGCCCCTGCCGATGGTAAACTTTACAGTTTAAGGGATGTCACTGCAACGGTAGATAGCATTCCTTTGATAGCTAGCTCAATCATGAGTAAAAAGTTAGCTGCCGGTGCCGATGGTATTGTTTTAGATGTAAAAACTGGGGACGGAGCTTTTATGAAAACCTTAGAGGGTTCTTTTGCCTTAGCCCAAGAGATGGTCAATATAGGGGAACATCTGGGAAGGGAAACAGTTGCTTTTATTACTGATATGAACCAACCTTTAGGTAATGCTATCGGTAATTCCTTAGAAGTAATTGAAGCTATTGAAACACTAAAAGGTAAAGGACCACAAGACTTGTTGGATTTATGTATCGAATTGGCAACTCAAATGTTGTTAATTGCTAAGGTATGTAAAAATGAACTTGAGGCAAAAGAACTATTAAATGAAGTGATAGCTAATGGTAAAGCTTTAGAGAAGTTTAGGGAGTTTATAATTTCTCAAGATGGAGATCCTAGAGTTATAGATGATTACACTTTATTGCCATTGGCAAAAGAACAAATAGAAGTTAAGAGTACTACTTCCGGCTATATTGGAAAAATAGACGCAGAAGGTTTAGGAACATTGGCTATGGTTTTAGGGGCAGGAAGGGCTAAAAAAGAAGACAAAATAGATTATGGCGTTGGTCTGGTCATCAACAAAAAAGTAGGGGACTATGTTGAGCAAGGGGAAATTATTGCTACTATGTATGTAAATGACAAAGAAAAGGGAGAAAAGTTAGTTGGAGAAGTTTTAAATAAATTTACAATTTCCCAGGAAAAGACTCAACCAATTCCATTGATTTACGGGATAGTTACAAAAGATGGCATAAAGAAATTTTAA
- a CDS encoding purine-nucleoside phosphorylase, producing the protein MNLLQKINEAVEVIKSKVDITPEIGLILGSGLGTLADEIEDKVAVPYEEIPHFPKSTVSGHAGRLVIGKLEGKKVVAMQGRFHYYEGYSLQEVTFPVYVMRALGIKGLVVTNACGGLNKNFAAGDLMLITDHINTYFTNPLIGPNYEELGPRFPDMSEAYNREFIAIAERVADKLNIKVQKGVYAPVTGPSYCTPAELRMLITLGGDTVGMSTVPEVIVANYLGIKVLGISCITDMAIPDELEPLTHEQVVKIANQTRPKFISLVKGWLKEVAL; encoded by the coding sequence GTGAATTTACTTCAAAAAATTAATGAAGCGGTAGAAGTTATCAAATCAAAGGTTGATATTACTCCAGAAATAGGTTTAATTTTAGGTTCAGGATTAGGAACTTTAGCTGATGAAATTGAAGATAAAGTGGCAGTTCCTTATGAAGAAATTCCCCATTTTCCTAAATCCACAGTAAGTGGTCATGCCGGTAGATTAGTTATTGGAAAATTAGAAGGTAAAAAAGTAGTTGCAATGCAAGGAAGGTTTCATTATTATGAAGGTTATTCTTTACAAGAAGTAACTTTTCCAGTTTATGTAATGCGTGCTTTAGGAATTAAAGGATTAGTTGTTACCAATGCCTGTGGTGGTTTAAACAAAAATTTTGCTGCAGGGGATTTAATGTTAATTACAGATCACATCAACACCTATTTTACTAACCCTCTAATTGGACCTAACTATGAAGAATTAGGACCTAGATTCCCCGATATGTCAGAAGCTTACAACAGGGAGTTTATCGCCATTGCCGAAAGGGTTGCCGATAAGTTAAATATTAAAGTTCAAAAAGGTGTTTATGCACCGGTAACAGGACCTTCTTATTGTACTCCGGCAGAACTTAGAATGCTTATTACCTTAGGTGGAGATACAGTGGGGATGTCAACAGTTCCAGAAGTAATCGTAGCTAATTATTTAGGAATCAAAGTATTGGGTATATCTTGCATTACCGATATGGCTATTCCCGATGAATTAGAGCCGTTAACCCATGAACAGGTAGTAAAAATTGCCAATCAAACCCGTCCTAAGTTTATAAGTTTAGTAAAAGGATGGTTAAAAGAGGTGGCATTGTAA
- a CDS encoding purine-nucleoside phosphorylase, translating to MEKLNQTVSYLKERVSFQPEIGMILGSGLGVLAEEIEDAVKIPYEEIPNFPVSTVSGHAGNLVFGYLQGKSVVAMQGRFHYYEGYSQIEVTFPVRVMKLLGVEKLLVTNAAGGVNKGFNVGQLMLITDHINLTGSNPLIGPNLDELGVRFPDMSEAYNKDLGKIAKKVAQSLGINLAEGVYVGFSGPNYETPQEIEMVRTIGGDAVGMSTVPEVIVANHCGLKVLGISCITNMAAGILDQPLDHSEVIQVTKQVREDFIQLVKNIIKEI from the coding sequence ATGGAAAAACTTAATCAAACAGTTAGTTATCTTAAGGAAAGGGTTTCCTTTCAGCCAGAAATTGGAATGATTTTAGGTTCCGGCTTAGGTGTGTTAGCAGAGGAAATTGAAGATGCTGTAAAAATACCCTATGAAGAAATACCTAATTTCCCTGTTTCCACTGTCTCTGGCCATGCTGGTAATTTGGTTTTCGGTTATTTACAAGGAAAATCAGTTGTTGCAATGCAAGGAAGGTTTCACTATTACGAAGGATATAGCCAAATAGAAGTTACTTTCCCCGTTAGGGTGATGAAATTATTAGGTGTTGAAAAACTTTTAGTCACTAATGCTGCGGGGGGAGTAAATAAAGGGTTTAATGTAGGACAATTGATGTTAATTACGGATCACATTAATTTGACAGGGAGCAATCCTTTAATTGGGCCTAATTTAGATGAATTAGGAGTAAGATTCCCCGACATGTCAGAGGCTTATAATAAAGACTTAGGAAAGATCGCCAAAAAGGTGGCCCAAAGTTTAGGTATAAACTTAGCCGAAGGGGTATATGTTGGTTTTTCTGGCCCTAATTATGAAACTCCCCAAGAAATAGAAATGGTTAGGACTATTGGGGGAGATGCTGTCGGTATGTCAACTGTACCAGAAGTAATAGTAGCTAACCACTGTGGGTTAAAGGTTTTAGGGATATCTTGTATAACCAATATGGCGGCAGGTATTTTAGATCAGCCTTTAGATCACAGTGAAGTTATTCAAGTTACAAAACAGGTTAGAGAAGATTTTATTCAATTAGTTAAAAATATCATAAAAGAAATATAG
- a CDS encoding phosphopentomutase: MKRVVLLVLDSVGIGALPDAHLYNDEGANTLANIANALGGLNLPTLQKMGLGNIHPIKGVAPVEKPIASYGKMAEKSPGKDTTTGHWEIAGYILDKPFPTYPNGFPQDLIEEFEKRIGRKTLGNYPASGTQIIEDLGEEHVKTGYPIVYTSADSVFQIAAHEEVIPLEELYEMCRIAREMLVGDHGVGRVIARPFIGQPGNFSRTTNRKDFSRLPDRKIVLQSLQEEGYEVLSIGKIWDIYGGVGITKSLKSKSNLDGLQKTIESLKEDFSGLIMTNLVDFDMLYGHRNDVEGYGKALMETDQMVGKILDNLKEEDILIITADHGCDPTHPGTDHTREYVPILVYGKKLPVQPLGVRESFVDVAATLVKIFNLKDQYSGKSLI, from the coding sequence ATGAAAAGAGTAGTTTTACTAGTATTAGATAGTGTAGGGATTGGAGCACTCCCAGATGCCCATCTCTACAATGATGAAGGGGCCAATACCTTGGCCAATATTGCCAACGCTTTAGGAGGCTTAAATCTTCCTACCCTTCAAAAAATGGGTTTAGGCAACATTCACCCCATCAAAGGAGTTGCACCGGTAGAAAAACCAATTGCATCTTATGGGAAAATGGCGGAAAAATCACCGGGTAAAGATACCACAACTGGTCACTGGGAAATAGCTGGCTATATTTTAGATAAACCATTCCCCACATATCCCAATGGTTTTCCCCAAGATTTAATAGAAGAATTTGAAAAAAGGATTGGTAGAAAAACTTTAGGTAATTATCCAGCCTCTGGGACACAAATAATTGAAGATTTAGGGGAAGAACATGTAAAAACTGGTTACCCTATAGTTTATACATCTGCTGATAGTGTTTTTCAAATAGCTGCCCATGAAGAAGTTATCCCCCTTGAAGAACTTTATGAGATGTGCAGGATAGCTAGGGAAATGTTAGTTGGAGATCATGGAGTAGGTAGGGTAATTGCCCGCCCCTTTATTGGACAGCCAGGAAATTTCAGCCGTACCACTAACAGAAAGGATTTTTCCCGACTGCCAGATAGAAAAATAGTTCTCCAATCTTTACAGGAAGAAGGATATGAAGTCCTTTCCATAGGTAAGATTTGGGATATTTATGGTGGAGTAGGAATAACTAAAAGTTTAAAATCTAAATCTAATTTAGATGGATTACAAAAGACCATTGAGTCTTTAAAAGAGGATTTTTCAGGGTTGATAATGACTAATTTGGTGGATTTTGATATGCTTTATGGCCATAGAAATGATGTAGAAGGTTATGGTAAAGCTTTGATGGAAACTGACCAAATGGTAGGTAAAATTTTAGATAATCTAAAAGAAGAAGATATATTAATAATTACCGCTGACCATGGTTGTGATCCAACACACCCAGGAACTGACCATACAAGGGAATATGTACCCATTTTAGTTTATGGAAAAAAATTACCAGTACAACCTTTAGGAGTAAGGGAAAGTTTTGTAGATGTAGCGGCAACACTAGTTAAAATTTTTAATTTAAAGGATCAATATAGTGGTAAAAGCTTAATTTAA
- the xerD gene encoding site-specific tyrosine recombinase XerD — protein sequence MEKLLADYLTYLRVERGLAQNTVLSYERDLKKFISFLKDCNFSDWSEIKRQQIITYLLKLQEEKMAPASISRNLAAIRSFFNYLTTENLLGEDPAKDLDSPKLSKKLPKIITVEEVEELLNQPDETDKIGIRDRAMLELLYASGLRVSELISLEVDDVNLDLGFLRCQGKGSKERIVPLGKMAIHYIQLYLEQSRPKLVKNIYQKKLFLNFHGRPMTRQGFWKIIKKYAKQSGINTEITPHTFRHSFATHLLENGADLRSVQEMLGHADISTTQIYTQVTGKKLKNIHKKFHPRG from the coding sequence ATGGAGAAATTATTGGCCGACTATCTAACCTACTTAAGGGTAGAGAGGGGTTTGGCCCAAAATACAGTACTTAGTTATGAAAGGGATTTAAAAAAATTTATCAGCTTTTTAAAGGATTGTAATTTTTCAGATTGGTCGGAGATTAAAAGGCAACAAATTATTACATATTTATTAAAATTACAGGAAGAAAAAATGGCACCTGCCTCTATTTCAAGGAATTTAGCTGCCATTAGGTCTTTTTTTAATTATTTAACTACAGAAAATTTACTAGGTGAAGATCCGGCAAAGGATTTAGATTCACCTAAATTATCTAAAAAACTCCCTAAAATTATTACCGTTGAAGAAGTGGAAGAATTATTAAATCAACCGGATGAAACTGATAAAATAGGAATTAGGGATAGGGCTATGTTAGAACTTTTATATGCCTCAGGATTAAGGGTATCAGAACTTATCAGTTTAGAAGTTGATGATGTCAATTTAGATTTAGGATTTTTAAGATGTCAAGGGAAGGGTTCTAAAGAAAGGATAGTTCCCTTAGGCAAAATGGCAATTCACTATATTCAGTTGTATTTAGAACAGTCTCGACCTAAGCTAGTAAAAAATATTTACCAAAAAAAACTTTTTCTAAATTTCCACGGCAGGCCAATGACTAGACAGGGTTTTTGGAAAATTATCAAAAAATACGCTAAACAATCAGGGATCAATACTGAAATAACTCCCCATACTTTTAGACATTCCTTTGCTACCCACTTACTAGAAAACGGTGCAGATCTTCGCTCTGTCCAAGAAATGTTAGGTCATGCCGATATCTCAACTACCCAAATTTATACCCAGGTAACTGGGAAAAAACTTAAAAATATTCACAAAAAATTTCACCCTCGAGGGTAA
- the ald gene encoding alanine dehydrogenase produces MLIGVPKEIKNNENRIAITPAGVLSLINNGHQVIIEDNAGKGSGFTNEEFEKVGAKIVPTAKDVWTQAEMILKVKEPLPQEYPLFQEGQILFTYLHLAPEPELTRALMEKNVVAIAYETVQLEDGSLPLLTPMSEVAGRMATQIGATYLQRPNGGLGVLLGGVPGVKPAEVVIIGGGVVGTNAAKMAVGLGANVTILDINAERLRYLDDIFHGRINTLMSNPFTIAEAVKNCDLLIGGVLIPGARAPRLVTEEMVKTMKEGSVIVDVAIDQGGSVETIDRVTTHSDPIYVKHGVVHYSVANMPGAVPRTSTFALTNVTIPYAVKIANKGYLQAIKEDKALALGVNVINGKVTYKAVAEALDLEYTPLEEALKA; encoded by the coding sequence ATGCTTATAGGAGTACCTAAGGAAATTAAAAACAATGAAAATCGTATTGCTATTACCCCTGCTGGTGTTCTAAGTTTGATAAATAATGGACACCAAGTAATTATTGAAGATAATGCTGGTAAAGGCAGTGGTTTTACTAACGAAGAATTTGAAAAAGTTGGAGCTAAAATTGTTCCTACTGCTAAAGATGTTTGGACTCAAGCAGAAATGATTTTAAAAGTTAAAGAGCCACTTCCCCAAGAATACCCGTTGTTCCAGGAAGGACAAATTTTATTTACATATTTACACCTCGCTCCAGAACCAGAATTAACCCGTGCTTTGATGGAAAAAAATGTCGTGGCTATAGCTTATGAGACAGTTCAATTAGAAGACGGTTCTTTACCATTATTAACTCCTATGAGTGAAGTGGCAGGCCGGATGGCTACTCAAATCGGAGCCACTTACCTACAAAGACCTAATGGCGGTTTAGGAGTGTTGTTAGGTGGTGTTCCAGGGGTTAAGCCTGCAGAGGTTGTTATTATCGGTGGTGGAGTAGTTGGTACAAATGCTGCAAAAATGGCAGTAGGTCTTGGTGCCAATGTTACAATTTTAGATATTAATGCTGAAAGATTGCGTTACTTAGATGATATTTTCCACGGCCGTATTAATACTTTAATGTCAAATCCATTTACCATTGCTGAAGCTGTTAAAAATTGTGACCTTTTAATTGGTGGAGTATTAATTCCAGGGGCTAGGGCTCCAAGATTAGTAACAGAAGAAATGGTTAAGACTATGAAAGAAGGTTCTGTTATTGTAGATGTGGCCATTGACCAAGGTGGATCAGTAGAAACAATTGATAGAGTAACTACCCATAGCGATCCAATTTATGTAAAACACGGTGTGGTACACTACTCCGTTGCTAATATGCCAGGAGCTGTTCCAAGAACTTCAACCTTTGCTTTAACTAATGTAACCATTCCATATGCAGTAAAAATAGCTAATAAAGGCTACTTACAAGCTATTAAAGAAGATAAAGCATTGGCATTAGGTGTTAATGTAATTAACGGAAAAGTTACTTACAAAGCAGTAGCTGAAGCCTTAGACTTAGAGTACACTCCTTTAGAAGAAGCATTAAAGGCGTAA
- the spoIIM gene encoding stage II sporulation protein M: protein MALNYLIFRYIKENLYSFTFAVLIFICGIIFGSIMVNRLPSQHSEGLKQEINFYFEVLDEATGINKISILKESLVSNGKFILVAFLSGLTVIGIPVIILILFIRGIILGFTVGFIFNHSTLKGLLFALSAIVPHNLLIIPALLVSSVASISFSWVILLKIVKNKNFNIKSFFLNYCILILLSGIFMVIAGVIEAYIIPILLKLVVSMMI from the coding sequence GTGGCTTTAAATTATCTAATTTTTCGCTACATCAAAGAAAATTTATATTCTTTTACTTTTGCAGTTCTAATCTTTATTTGTGGGATTATCTTTGGGTCTATTATGGTAAATCGCCTACCCAGCCAACACAGTGAAGGGTTAAAACAAGAAATAAACTTTTATTTTGAAGTGTTGGACGAGGCAACGGGTATTAACAAAATCAGTATTTTAAAGGAATCATTAGTAAGTAATGGGAAGTTTATATTAGTCGCCTTTTTATCTGGTTTAACAGTCATAGGGATTCCTGTAATAATTTTAATACTTTTTATCAGAGGGATAATATTAGGTTTTACCGTTGGCTTTATTTTTAATCACTCTACTTTAAAAGGATTGCTATTTGCTCTATCAGCTATAGTTCCCCATAATCTCCTGATCATTCCAGCTTTATTAGTAAGTTCAGTAGCCAGTATATCCTTTTCTTGGGTAATCCTATTAAAAATAGTAAAAAATAAAAATTTTAATATTAAAAGTTTTTTCTTAAACTATTGTATTTTAATTTTATTAAGTGGTATTTTTATGGTAATTGCAGGGGTGATAGAAGCTTATATTATTCCTATTTTGTTAAAATTGGTAGTTTCAATGATGATTTAG